The nucleotide sequence AGCCTCTTGATCCAACAACCAAATCAAGGTTTCATCCGGTTGAATTAGCCGGGCCGGATAGGCCTGTGGATCACCCGTTTTCGTTAAGACTTGTCCAAGGGCTGCTTGCTTGTTTGCTCCAGCCACCAGAAACAACACGCAACGGGCCTGGTTAATGACTGGAACCGTCAGGGTTAAGCGGGGTTGTCCCTCTTTCTCTCCCACAGTGACAAATTGATCAGTTACATTGAGGGCGGGGGTATGGGGAAACAAAGAGGCTGTATGTCCATCCGGGCCCATCCCCAACAGAACAAGATCAAAGTCTGGCGTTGGTTTATCCAAGGACTGAAAGTAGACTAGAAGCTCTTGGTGATACTGCGCTGCGGCCTGGTGAGGGTCAGGTAAAAAGGTCGGCATTGGATAAATTTGCGCGGCGGGAATCGGAATGTGATCTAACCAGGCCTGGCGGGCCATCCCTTCATTGCTATCGGGGTGATCTGGAGGCACATAACGCTCATCTCCCCAAAAAACATGAAACGCTGACCAGGGTAAGGCCTCTTGAGATAGTCTTTCATAGAGACTTTTGGGTGTGCTGCCTCCCGCTAGAACAATATTAAACCGACCCCTCGCCGCCAGGGCCAACTCCATTTGCTCAACGGTAATTTCGAGGGCCCGCTGGCTCAGGCTCTCCAAATCGGGCAAGACTTCAATCCGTTGTTCAGCAGGCATACATTTAACCAAGGATCAGCAACAGAGGTCTAGTCAACAATAGCTTATTCCCAGCCGAGTCAGGATAATTCCTCAAGCCCCATGCAACCTCCATAAAAAAGCCATAAAAAAACAGTGCCTAGGAAGACACCGTTAGAATTATTTTGACAGTAAATTATTAGTAGCGGAGATTTAGTCAGCAGTTGGCGGTGAGAAATCTTTTATTCCATAACTTCGATGCGGACTGAACCAACTCCACTACTGACCAGGCCAATCACTTCAGCAGCCCCTCGGGACAGATCAATCACTCGACCTGGGGTAAAGGGGCCACGATCATTAATTCGCACTAAGACCGAGCGACCATTGTTCAGGTTAGTGACTCGAACCATCGTGCCAAAGGGTAAGGTTTTGTGAGCCGCCGTCATGGCATATTGGTCAAACCGTTCACCACTGGAAGTCCTTGCCCCATGAAATCCTGGCCCATACCAAGAAGCCATCCCCGTAAAGAGGGAGCGCGCGGCCCCAGAGTTGAAATTACTGGTTGCCACTCGAGTTTGGGTGGGATAATTTCGTCCCTCTGCAGTTGTTAAAGCCGGGGCATTACCCAGTTGTCGCCGAATCAGGTTGGTAATTTGGAGTGCATCCCTAGAGAGATTTTTACCGCCTTGAGGAAAGATAATACTACCATTGACAGTGACCAGGGCATCCTGACGTGGATCTTGACCTGCATAAATGCGATAGCTGTTAATGTTCGGATTCCAGGCCAAGCGGATTGTTTTAGCATCAACCCCACTGGTGTGAAGCTGGTTTAGCCGTTCAGCTAACTGATTGGCCTGGACAACCGCGGTTATTGGAGCTGCATTGCGAGCAATCCCAAGATTTGCCGCTGAAGCAACTTGCACACCGCTGGGAGGAGAAGCCTGAGACCCCAAAAAGGTCATAGCCGGAATTCCCCGCAGATAGAGGGTGACAACTTCTCGGCCATTCAAGTCATGGATCAAGGTTGTGGCAATAGGGCGGATGGTCGTAGCTGTGGAGGCAGAGTTGTCAAAAGCTTGTTGGGCAGATTGACCCGAGGTTGTGGCGGCGGTGGGGGCAGAGTCTGCAATGGAATTGGCTGCAGGTGTAACTGAGGCGGAAGCAAGAGATTGAGACGGTTGGGAGTCAGCAGAGCGTTCTGGGGTAGCCTCACTCCAAGGTAAGAAGCCCAAGACAGCGAGAACCGTAGTCGCCATCCCCAAAATAAGGTTTTTTTGATTCATACACTACGTCCGTTAAACATAGGCTTGTGGTGAACATTGCGGCCAGCACTAGCAACAAGCTTGAAAACTGGGTTCGCAGACAACTCGAAGTTGAGCCGAGTTTGCCCTCAACAAGCGGGACTGTTTTAACGTACCACGAAGCTTTGGAGGGCCGGGATCGCTTGATCGGCCAGGTTTTATTTGATTTTTTCAGGATAAATTATAGGTATATTTCCCCAATCCCAGGCCCCAAAAAGTTTTTATCAGGCTGCAAAACTTCGGAGAATGATAAACAATCTTAATGATTGCCTACAAAAATTTTTCAATTCCAAAATTAATTCGTGATCTAAATCACAAAGATTTTGCTGAGATTTCGAAATAGTCAAAATTCTCTAGGCTGTCATAAAATTAAGGCGAGGGTTCGATGGCTAATATTTTGATATTTTGGCTCAAGAAGTTTTATTTCCCTTGGGGACGATCAGGGTAAAAAAATAGAGTAAAGAAAATTATGTTTTGTTTTTATCCAAGTATTTTTCGGAAGTAACTCCCTGGGAAGTTGTGCTTCGCATTACATTCAAACCTACTCACTGGGCCAGAAAACCGTCAGGAAAGTGTGCCAATTTGTGTGCCGGTACATTAGATATGGAGGAAGATAATTTTATGAGGGAGATTGCCTTGAATATAAAATTTTTTCGGAATTTATTGTTATTTTTCATCAAAGCCCAATAAAATCTTCCTCAAGGTTCACTAATGTGGATCTATTATGTCTCTATATATATGTCTTAGGTCTAGATCTCTCCTCTGCGCTTTTGCATCTACTGGTAGGCAAGGTTTAAGACGTTAAAACCACTATTCTTGGTTCCAGATGGCATTGGTGGTTATCCCCATGTTGGCTTGGGCAATTGTGAGGAGGGTCTAGGCCCCGATATGATTGCTAACGCGAGTACTGACACGAGGAAAACGATGGACTACCGGGAAGCAGGGGTAGATGTCCAGGCCGGGCGGGATTTTGTCCAACAGATTCGGGGCTTAGTGGCCAAGACCCAGCGACCTGAGGTTTTAGGGGGACTGGGGGGGTTTGCTGGATATTTTGAATTGCCCAGTGGCTATCAGCAGCCTGTTTTAGTCTCGGGAACCGATGGGGTCGGCACCAAGCTGAAAATTGCCCAGGCCATGGGTCAACATCAGACGATTGGCATTGATTTAGTCGCCATGTGTGTCAATGATGTCCTGACTTCTGGAGCCAAACCCCTCTTTTTTCTTGATTACTTGGCAACGGGAAAACTTGACCCCCAGGCCTTGGTGGATGTGGTGGCCGGCATAGCTCGCGCCTGTGAGGAAGTTGGTTGTGCCTTGTTGGGGGGAGAAACGGCGGAAATGCCGGGATTTTATGCACCAGGGGAGTATGACTTGGCCGGTTTTTGTGTCGGAATTGTCGAAAAGGCACGGTTATCAATAGAGGTGAATCTGGGGGATGTGGTGATTGGCCTGGCCAGTAGTGGAGTCCATAGCAATGGCTTTAGTTTGGTGCGGCGGATTATGGAAACCAAGGGCTGGGCCTGGACTGATCAGGTTTTGGAATTAGGGAAAAAATCCTTAGGGGAAATTTTCTTAACTCCGACCCAACTCTATGTTGCCCCTGTTCAAGCGGCCCTCCAAGCTGGCCTGGAGATTCATGGCATGGCCCACATTACTGGGGGGGGCTTACCGGAAAATTTACCCCGTTGCCTCGGGTCTGATCAAAGTATTGCCATTGAGTCGGGGGCCTGGGCGGTTCCAGAATTATTTGACTGGTTACAATTTCAAGGCGAAGTCAGTCCCGCGGCCATGTATGAGACCTTTAATATGGGGATTGGGTATTGCCTGATTGTCCCCCCAGCCGAAGCCCAGGCCGCCCAAGCATTTTTCCAGGTCCAGGGTCTTAGGAGTGACATCATCGGCAGCGTGATTTCTGGCAATGGTGAATTACTCGGTTTGCCCACTTAAGGGATTCAGCATCTAAGTATTTTTTGGCCTTGTCTCTGTCATGCCCCGCAATCCTAGCCAACAGGTTTCATTCACCACAGAACTTGCCCAAGTCAATACCCGCTTAAAAGTGGCGCGTCTTGGCCTACAACTGGAACAACGGGGACAGAAACTTAATCTCCGGGGCATTTTTCCGCCTAAGCCCGACAGTCATCGCTTAGTTCCCCATCAGCAACGCCTCAGTTTGGGCCTTCCCGCAACCCCCCCAGGCCTGGAAATGGCGGAACGAAAGGCGATGGAGATTGCCCTACTCCTGATCCAAGGTCGTTTTGATTGGCAGCCCTATCTTTCCCCCATTAAGCACTTAGGCCCAGATGCCACCGTTGCGGATCAAGTTTTCGCATTCCAGGCCCATTTTTTTAACCAGCCCCCCACCCTCGGACAACGCTCCACCTGGTCAACGGCCTACCGTCCCTATTTTCGGAAACTGGAAGCCCTCGCCGCTACCCGCAAAAATATTTCCCTTGTCGAACTGATTTATGCCACGATTCAATCCACCCCTGCCAATTCCCGCAGTCGCCAGGCCTGTTGTACCGCGATGCAAGCCCTGAGCCAATTTTTAGAAATCAAACTCCCCTTACCCCTGGCCAACTTTGCTGGACATTACAGCCCCACCCGCACCCAACGCCGTCAACTGCCCAGCGATACGGAAATTCTCCATTACTACAAGCAAATCCCCAACCCGGCCTGGCGTTTTGTCTATGGCATTATGGCCACCTATGGGTTACGCAACCATGAGGTCTTTTTTTGCGACTACAGCGGCCTGCGAGATCAGGAACCCGAAGCCGTCATTGAAGTTCTGGATACGACTAAAACCGGGGGGCATCAAGTTTGGCCGTTTTTGCCGGAGTGGGTTGAAACCTTAAAGCTATACGATATTAACTTGCCAACGGTGAATACGGATCTAAGAACGACTACTCTCCAACGGATTGGCCAACGGGTAACTCAACAATTTAGCCGCTATCAAATTCCCTTTAGTCCCTATGATCTCCGCCATGCCTGGGCCGTGCGCACGATTCATATTGGTTTACCGGATACCGTCTCAGCCCGGATGATGGGCCATTCCGTAGCCATTCACACCCGCACCTATCATCGTTGGATTACAAGACGGGATCAACAACAGGCCGTTACCGCAGCCCGCCAACGCTGGGGAGTTTTACAGGGGAATTGATCACAGTCATATCCTCGCTTGATTTATATTTTAGGACTGCTTTTGCTGGCTCAACTTCACTAAAAATTCCGGTGAAACTAACTCCTCAATGGTTTGGGTCAAGCTCCAGGCCTGGGGAAATGCCACGTTAGGATAATTTGCGTTGACTTCTTCAAGGGCATCCGTCCAAATCTCCGGGAATTGCGCGTGGGCATAGTTTTTTAGGCTGGGGGAATCTTTCAGGATTTGCCGGAGTTGTCGTTGTTGTTCCCGAATCGTCGCGTCCCAACCTCGGTAATCTTGTCTAGACGGAACATAAAGACGCTTGAGATAATGGCAGACTAGGACAAACAGACGACTTTTTAACTCCCGCCGCTCTCGATTCGCCAAGCTTTCAATTTCCTCAATTAAGTTCTCAATATCTAAGTCATTAAAGTCGTGTTGCTTGAGGCGGGTGATCGTTTCTTGATACCACAGCATTAAATCCTGGTCATAGAGATCCTGGGAAATTTTAGTGGGGGTAAGCGTCATAAGGACTGGCCTGGGTCATGTCTGAAATGTACTGGAAAGCTACGAACTCTATAAGTTAACCAAACGCTGGATGATTATGGCTGTGTTTGCTGGTTTAACTTCACTAAAAATTCCGGTGAAACTAACTCATCAATAGTTTGGGTCAAGCTCCAGGCCTGGGGAAATGCCACGTTAGGATAATTTGCGTTGACTTCTTCAAGGGCATCCGTCCAAATCTCCGGGAATTGCGCGTGGGCATAGTTTTTTAGGCTGGGGGAATCTTTCAGGATTTGCCGGAGTTGTCGTTGTTGTTCCCGAATCGTCGCGTCCCAACCTCGGTAATCTTGTCTAGACGGAACATAAAGACGCTTGAGATAATGGCAGACTAGGACAAACAGACGACTTTTTAACTCCCGCCGCTCTCGATTCGCCAAGCTTTCAATTTCCTCAATTAAGTTCTCAATATCTAAATCATTAAAGTCGTGTTCCTTGAGGCGGGTGATGGTTTCTTGATACCACAGCATTAAATCCTGGTCATAGAGATCAGTGGAAATTTTAGTGGGGGTAAGCGTCATAAAGACTGGCCTGGGTCATGTCTGAAATGTACTGGAAAGCTATCAACCATCATAAGGCAGGTACTATCGTGTTACTCATTGAGGGTGAGAGGGAGACCAGTCAGACAATGCTTGATGGGCAGTCTTTTTGACATTTCTACTCTTTCAGAACAGCCTGCGTAACGCGATAACTTTGGGTCTTTTAGGATTAAGTCACCGGACGCATAAACTTCAGAGATAATCAAAAGAACCCCAATTTAGCGGTTACTGGCCCCCTACTGTTTTCCCCTATGTCTCCAACCCTCACTTCTGTGTCCCTCACCGCCAACGTGCTTAAAACTGAACTGGATAATGGCCTGGTGGTGCTGCTTAAGGAAATTCGGACAGCCCCAGTGGTGAGTTTGCAGGTGTGGTATCGGGTTGGTTCCGCTCAAGAAGCCCCAGGCCAGAATGGGATTGCCCACCAACTCGAACATTTAATGTTTAAGGGAACCCAAAGCCGGCCAATTCAGTTTGGGCAGTTATTTAGTGCGATTGGCAGCCAGACGAATGCCTTTACCAGCTATGACATGACGGCCTATTTCCATACCGTGCGGGCGAGTCAGTTGGAGCCGTTGTTGATCCTCGAAGCCGACCGGATGGTAAACACAGATATTTCCCCCAATCAACTCAGCAGCGAAAAACGGGTCGTGATTTCGGAACTCCAAGGCTATGAGAACAGCCCGGAATATCGCCTCAGTCGCACCTTAATGAATACGCTCTATCCCAATCATGCCTATGGCTTACCTGTGGGGGGAACCGTTGCTGATGTGGAGAGTTTTAGTTTAGAGGCTGTGCAGAGTTATTACCGCCAGTTTTATCGCCCCGACAACGCTGTGATTGTGATTACCGGAGATATTGAAGCGGAACCGACTTTGCAACTGGTAGAGGATATTTTTGGGGCAATTCCCAGGCCAGGTTTACCCTTAGCCAATTTCACCCCGACCCCGCCCACCCCAGGCCCCGTTCCCCAACAGCCAATCACTCTTTCAGAACCCGGCAGCGCGCCCCTGTTACAGATTTTGTATCCCCTCCCGGCCTGGACAGATCCCGATTTTGCCGCCATTGAAGTTTTGGATGCGATTTTGACCGCCGGCCGCAGTTCGAGGTTATATCAAGCCCTAGTCGAAACCGGATTAGCCAGTTCAGTCAGTGCCTATGCTGCCGGATTACAGGCCGGGGGCTGGTATGAAGTGGATGCGGTGGCCACCTTAGAAACCAGCCTCGAAGAAATTTTAGAGGTTCTCCAGGCCGAGATTAGCCAAATTCAAAGCGAACTCGTCTCAGCTGCCGAACTGGATCAAGCCAAAACCCAACTCCAAGCCCACTTTATTTTGCGAAACCGCGATATTGACAGCCAGGCCGGACAGTTAGCCTACGATCAAGTTGTCACCGGCGATTATCACTTCAGCGAAACCCTTTTAACCCGCATTACCCAAGTCACCGCGGCCGATATTCAACGGGTGGCCCAAACCTATCTGGTGACTGAAAAAGCGATTCAAGGGCAATTTATCCCGAGCGAACTCACCGCCACCTCGCCCCAGGCCAGCGGAATGCAAACCAGTGAAGATTTTAGCCCCGGGATTCCCGTGGATCCGGCCGCTGTGGCCCAATTTTTGCCCCCTGTTACCCACGAACCGCCCCACTCCCACCAGGCCTTGCCGGAAAAATTCACCCTCAAAAATGGCTTACGGATTTTATTGTTACGGGATACCAGCACGCCCACGGTGACCTTAAGCGGCCATATTCAAGCCGGAACTGCCTATGATTTGCAAACGAAACCCGGTGTGGCCAATTTAACCGCGGAAAATGTCGGCAATGGCACCAAAACTAAGACTGCATTGGAACTGGCCCAAGGTTTAGAATCCCGCGGGGCTGGCCTGGAGTTGGCGGCATTTCGCGAAGGCGTGGATTTGGATGGCTATGTTTTGTCGCCGGATTTATCGTTACTGTTAGAAACCTTGGCCGATATTCTCCAAAATGCGACATTCCCCGAAGCTGAATTGAACCGCAGTCGTCAACGGGCCTTAACGGATTTACAGATGGATTTAGATGATCCGAATCGGGTGGCAAGGCGCGTCTTTCAGCAAACCATTTATCCCAGCAATCATCCCCTGCATTCCTTTCCCACCCTTGAAACAACCCAGGCCATTACCCGTGATGATTTAATTCAGTTTTATCAGCAGCAATACACGCCAGAAAACACGATTCTAACCCTAGTTGGAAATTTTGAAATTGAGACGGTTTTAGCTGAATTAGAAACCCTGTTCGGGGCCTGGTCAAACAATCTAAACTCTCTGAAGTTAAACATCCCAAACATTGAGTTACCTAAACAAAATTCCTTTACTAATCCTGTCTTACCCGGCAAAACCCAGGCCATTACCTATTTAGGACATCAGGGGATTGAACGGCGAGATCCCCGGTTTTACGCGGCCCTCCTGCTCAATCACATCCTTGGGGGCGATACCTTAGCCAGCCGGTTGGGTGTAGAAATTCGGGATCGTCTCGGCTTAACCTATGGAATTTACAGTTACTTTGCTGCCGGACAACATCCTGGGCCGTTCGTGATCCAAATGCAAACCGCCGCTGAAGACACCCCCCCGGCCATCACGGCTACCCTATCTCTCCTCAAACAACTCAAAGAATCTGGGATCACTGAAGCCGAACTGGCCGCCGCCAAACGCACCCTGATGAATAGCCATCCGGTGGATTTAGCCAACTTGGATCAACTGGCCCGCTCGATTTTGGCTCAGGAAATTATTGGCCTCCCCACAACTGAAATTCGCGACTTTCCCAACCATTTAGCCGCAGTCATGTTAGAAGATGTTGAAAACGTGATTCAAGAGTTGATCCACCCCGAAAATATGGTGATTGTCTCCGCGGGGCCTGGGGTAAACGCACCGGAACTTCTCACCGCGACTTAACGTTCTGATAACACACTCACCCGCACTGTATCTCCAGACTTTAAGGGGCGGCCACTGCGAACCACATAGCGTTCCCCCGGATTCAGACCCGTAACAATTTCCACCTGCCCATTGCGGCGATTGCCCAACTCCACAGCCCGCACCTCAACCTGATTATTTGTGACCACATACACTTGGCCCTCCTTAGCCGAGACATTACCCTCCTGCTCCCCAGCTAATGCACTTTGAGGTACCACAATCCGGGCCTGAGTTTCCCCTTGAAATGTCACACGGGCTAACTGACCAGAACCAAACCGTTGTTGGGGATTATTGATCAGAATTTCAACTGGAACCAATCGGGCAGTTGCTTCGGCGGCTGGGGAAATCCGGCTGACTCGACCGGAGAGGGTTTCATTGGGGGCAGCATCAAGGGTAATCTCGGCCGATTGGCCAACTCCCAGATCCGCCGCTTCCCGTTCCGATAGCTCCACCACGACTCGGAGTTGGTTTAAGTTCCCAATCCGTAGCAATTCATTCCCCGGTTGAACCAGGTTGCCCGTTTCCGTTAAGCGTTCCAAAACAACCCCATTGAGGGGCGAGCGAATCAGGGCATATTGGAGACGGGCCTGGGTTTGTTTGACAATGGCGGCTTGGGCTTGAACTCGGCCTTGGGCAATGGCAACCCCTTCTTGGGCCGTTTGGACTTGGGCCTGGGTGGAGGCGAGGACTTGGCGTTGGGTCTGGGCGGTGGTTTCGGCCTGTTCGGCGGTCTGGGCGGCAATGGCTCCACTGGCTAACAACTGTTTTAAGCGGGCGGCATCGGACTGGGATTGCTGTAGATTAAGGCGGGCTTGTTCAACGGCAATGCGGGCATTATTCACCTGGGCCTGGGCCTGGACGACCTCACTGCGGCGGGCGGCTAATTCCGATTCGGCTTCAATGACGGCAGCGCGCAAAAGGGCAGCATCAAGACGAGCTAAGACCTGGCCCTGGGCCACCCGATCCCCCACATCTACCCCTAAACTGAGCACCTGTCCCTCCACCTGGGCGCGCAAGACCACATCCTGATTCGGACGCGTCGTTCCCGTAAATGTCACCCTGCTGCCTAGGGTTCCAGGTTTAGCCACCGCCAAATCTACAGGGATTTCCGCAGAGACCGGCCTGGCCGTTGCATTAGGAGAGAGTGAAGTCTGACATCCCGCGCTCCCCCAGGCCAGGGCTACTATTAATATCCCTTGTGCAAAAACGTTCATCCGGTTCATGGCCAAAATTCTCCCCACGGCGACATCCCATCATTAATTAATGCTTTGGGCCTCTTGTCATTGTCAGCCAGCTTGTGATCCATCCCAATGCTAACCATTGCCTTTTTTAATTGCGAACATTGCCTTTGATAAGACGGCTCAAACAGAGACTGGCCCAGGCCTGGGGAGGTAGATTGGCCTGGGGGAAGACTGCCAAGATTGGGAATTTTCCTGACAAAAGTTGAATGTTAAACTAGAAGGTGACAGATGCAAAGCGATCAAGACAAACCGATTCATTTACCCTCGAGGTATCTATGGCTACAACGTTAGAACTCACCCACGCAAACATTGAAAAAGTCTTGGA is from Pseudocalidococcus azoricus BACA0444 and encodes:
- the pgl gene encoding 6-phosphogluconolactonase, producing MPAEQRIEVLPDLESLSQRALEITVEQMELALAARGRFNIVLAGGSTPKSLYERLSQEALPWSAFHVFWGDERYVPPDHPDSNEGMARQAWLDHIPIPAAQIYPMPTFLPDPHQAAAQYHQELLVYFQSLDKPTPDFDLVLLGMGPDGHTASLFPHTPALNVTDQFVTVGEKEGQPRLTLTVPVINQARCVLFLVAGANKQAALGQVLTKTGDPQAYPARLIQPDETLIWLLDQEAGLGWSDE
- a CDS encoding septal ring lytic transglycosylase RlpA family protein, with the translated sequence MNQKNLILGMATTVLAVLGFLPWSEATPERSADSQPSQSLASASVTPAANSIADSAPTAATTSGQSAQQAFDNSASTATTIRPIATTLIHDLNGREVVTLYLRGIPAMTFLGSQASPPSGVQVASAANLGIARNAAPITAVVQANQLAERLNQLHTSGVDAKTIRLAWNPNINSYRIYAGQDPRQDALVTVNGSIIFPQGGKNLSRDALQITNLIRRQLGNAPALTTAEGRNYPTQTRVATSNFNSGAARSLFTGMASWYGPGFHGARTSSGERFDQYAMTAAHKTLPFGTMVRVTNLNNGRSVLVRINDRGPFTPGRVIDLSRGAAEVIGLVSSGVGSVRIEVME
- the purM gene encoding phosphoribosylformylglycinamidine cyclo-ligase — encoded protein: MDYREAGVDVQAGRDFVQQIRGLVAKTQRPEVLGGLGGFAGYFELPSGYQQPVLVSGTDGVGTKLKIAQAMGQHQTIGIDLVAMCVNDVLTSGAKPLFFLDYLATGKLDPQALVDVVAGIARACEEVGCALLGGETAEMPGFYAPGEYDLAGFCVGIVEKARLSIEVNLGDVVIGLASSGVHSNGFSLVRRIMETKGWAWTDQVLELGKKSLGEIFLTPTQLYVAPVQAALQAGLEIHGMAHITGGGLPENLPRCLGSDQSIAIESGAWAVPELFDWLQFQGEVSPAAMYETFNMGIGYCLIVPPAEAQAAQAFFQVQGLRSDIIGSVISGNGELLGLPT
- a CDS encoding site-specific integrase — translated: MPRNPSQQVSFTTELAQVNTRLKVARLGLQLEQRGQKLNLRGIFPPKPDSHRLVPHQQRLSLGLPATPPGLEMAERKAMEIALLLIQGRFDWQPYLSPIKHLGPDATVADQVFAFQAHFFNQPPTLGQRSTWSTAYRPYFRKLEALAATRKNISLVELIYATIQSTPANSRSRQACCTAMQALSQFLEIKLPLPLANFAGHYSPTRTQRRQLPSDTEILHYYKQIPNPAWRFVYGIMATYGLRNHEVFFCDYSGLRDQEPEAVIEVLDTTKTGGHQVWPFLPEWVETLKLYDINLPTVNTDLRTTTLQRIGQRVTQQFSRYQIPFSPYDLRHAWAVRTIHIGLPDTVSARMMGHSVAIHTRTYHRWITRRDQQQAVTAARQRWGVLQGN
- a CDS encoding DUF29 domain-containing protein — translated: MTLTPTKISQDLYDQDLMLWYQETITRLKQHDFNDLDIENLIEEIESLANRERRELKSRLFVLVCHYLKRLYVPSRQDYRGWDATIREQQRQLRQILKDSPSLKNYAHAQFPEIWTDALEEVNANYPNVAFPQAWSLTQTIEELVSPEFLVKLSQQKQS
- a CDS encoding DUF29 domain-containing protein, with amino-acid sequence MTLTPTKISTDLYDQDLMLWYQETITRLKEHDFNDLDIENLIEEIESLANRERRELKSRLFVLVCHYLKRLYVPSRQDYRGWDATIREQQRQLRQILKDSPSLKNYAHAQFPEIWTDALEEVNANYPNVAFPQAWSLTQTIDELVSPEFLVKLNQQTQP
- a CDS encoding M16 family metallopeptidase, whose amino-acid sequence is MSPTLTSVSLTANVLKTELDNGLVVLLKEIRTAPVVSLQVWYRVGSAQEAPGQNGIAHQLEHLMFKGTQSRPIQFGQLFSAIGSQTNAFTSYDMTAYFHTVRASQLEPLLILEADRMVNTDISPNQLSSEKRVVISELQGYENSPEYRLSRTLMNTLYPNHAYGLPVGGTVADVESFSLEAVQSYYRQFYRPDNAVIVITGDIEAEPTLQLVEDIFGAIPRPGLPLANFTPTPPTPGPVPQQPITLSEPGSAPLLQILYPLPAWTDPDFAAIEVLDAILTAGRSSRLYQALVETGLASSVSAYAAGLQAGGWYEVDAVATLETSLEEILEVLQAEISQIQSELVSAAELDQAKTQLQAHFILRNRDIDSQAGQLAYDQVVTGDYHFSETLLTRITQVTAADIQRVAQTYLVTEKAIQGQFIPSELTATSPQASGMQTSEDFSPGIPVDPAAVAQFLPPVTHEPPHSHQALPEKFTLKNGLRILLLRDTSTPTVTLSGHIQAGTAYDLQTKPGVANLTAENVGNGTKTKTALELAQGLESRGAGLELAAFREGVDLDGYVLSPDLSLLLETLADILQNATFPEAELNRSRQRALTDLQMDLDDPNRVARRVFQQTIYPSNHPLHSFPTLETTQAITRDDLIQFYQQQYTPENTILTLVGNFEIETVLAELETLFGAWSNNLNSLKLNIPNIELPKQNSFTNPVLPGKTQAITYLGHQGIERRDPRFYAALLLNHILGGDTLASRLGVEIRDRLGLTYGIYSYFAAGQHPGPFVIQMQTAAEDTPPAITATLSLLKQLKESGITEAELAAAKRTLMNSHPVDLANLDQLARSILAQEIIGLPTTEIRDFPNHLAAVMLEDVENVIQELIHPENMVIVSAGPGVNAPELLTAT
- a CDS encoding efflux RND transporter periplasmic adaptor subunit, producing MNVFAQGILIVALAWGSAGCQTSLSPNATARPVSAEIPVDLAVAKPGTLGSRVTFTGTTRPNQDVVLRAQVEGQVLSLGVDVGDRVAQGQVLARLDAALLRAAVIEAESELAARRSEVVQAQAQVNNARIAVEQARLNLQQSQSDAARLKQLLASGAIAAQTAEQAETTAQTQRQVLASTQAQVQTAQEGVAIAQGRVQAQAAIVKQTQARLQYALIRSPLNGVVLERLTETGNLVQPGNELLRIGNLNQLRVVVELSEREAADLGVGQSAEITLDAAPNETLSGRVSRISPAAEATARLVPVEILINNPQQRFGSGQLARVTFQGETQARIVVPQSALAGEQEGNVSAKEGQVYVVTNNQVEVRAVELGNRRNGQVEIVTGLNPGERYVVRSGRPLKSGDTVRVSVLSER